A stretch of the Sulfurimonas sp. HSL3-1 genome encodes the following:
- a CDS encoding DUF2235 domain-containing protein, protein MLRLGVFFDGTGNNLYNDDLIGDGSLSNVAKLYKVYRASGYTAYYSQGVGTGKYKQGKTLSPKAVEAIRQRKKAKNDYYDALHMAFGGDAKSFVKRKLKKVRSAVRQSSSDAVVIDVFGFSRGSAEARDFVNRINAAYKHDANVRVGFVGLFDTVATIGLANEVNIGFDLNLSNDSAEKIVHLTAKDEHRHNFPLESLRRADGTTEANTEEIALMGVHADIGGGYGELDDRQDLLVKGSEFYRVYPKHKKAQAEQQVDTLRQEAKEKGYELLHTLTQLPALSDWALDACFVEHAPVAFGLSNSALQLMYSKAAAQIPALAGLELLGETAAGHSLFEPPADPGKSYRHLSAVGDRYALSTSDWITNLKNPGGKRRVYFNDPGRAG, encoded by the coding sequence ATGCTGCGGCTTGGCGTATTTTTTGACGGTACCGGTAACAATCTTTATAATGACGACCTCATCGGTGACGGGTCGCTGAGCAACGTCGCCAAACTCTACAAAGTCTACCGTGCCAGCGGCTATACCGCCTACTATTCCCAGGGGGTCGGCACGGGAAAATACAAACAGGGGAAAACCCTCTCTCCCAAGGCCGTCGAGGCGATACGGCAGAGGAAGAAGGCCAAAAACGACTATTACGACGCGCTTCACATGGCCTTCGGGGGCGATGCCAAAAGCTTCGTCAAACGGAAGCTCAAAAAAGTCCGTTCGGCCGTGCGGCAAAGCAGCAGCGACGCCGTCGTCATCGATGTCTTCGGTTTCAGCCGGGGTTCTGCGGAGGCGCGGGACTTCGTCAACCGCATCAATGCCGCGTACAAACACGATGCAAACGTACGCGTCGGATTTGTCGGGCTTTTCGATACGGTGGCGACAATAGGCCTTGCCAACGAGGTCAACATCGGCTTTGACCTGAACCTCTCGAACGACTCGGCTGAAAAGATCGTCCACCTGACCGCCAAAGACGAACACCGCCACAACTTTCCGCTGGAGTCGCTCAGGCGCGCTGACGGAACGACGGAAGCCAACACGGAGGAGATCGCCTTGATGGGGGTCCACGCCGATATCGGCGGCGGATACGGGGAGCTCGACGACCGGCAGGATCTACTGGTCAAAGGGTCGGAGTTTTACCGGGTCTACCCGAAACACAAGAAAGCGCAGGCCGAGCAGCAGGTCGATACCTTGCGGCAGGAGGCCAAGGAGAAAGGCTACGAATTGCTCCATACCCTCACCCAGCTCCCCGCCCTCTCCGACTGGGCCCTGGATGCCTGTTTCGTTGAGCATGCACCGGTCGCGTTCGGCCTTAGCAACAGTGCCCTGCAGCTGATGTATTCGAAGGCCGCTGCACAGATCCCTGCTCTTGCAGGGCTTGAGCTCCTGGGGGAGACGGCCGCCGGTCACAGCCTCTTCGAGCCCCCCGCCGATCCCGGCAAAAGCTACAGGCATCTTTCCGCCGTCGGAGACCGCTATGCGCTCTCAACGAGTGACTGGATCACAAACCTTAAAAACCCCGGCGGCAAACGCCGGGTCTATTTCAACGATCCGGGCCGGGCCGGATAA
- a CDS encoding DMT family transporter: MYAMTLYLTAFAAGIALAVQGGFNAQLGVMLKNPFLATLIAYTVSTLFALLYLLGNPAQLSLPKGGGSVPLYLWVAGGFFSVIGIALYYYIIPKIGIAKMFTFGLSGQMVFVMIAGAFGWFGLPMEAITYKKLAGLAIMLSGVVLITYEG, encoded by the coding sequence ATGTATGCGATGACACTCTACCTCACTGCATTCGCAGCCGGGATTGCCCTGGCAGTGCAAGGCGGTTTCAATGCGCAGCTGGGCGTCATGCTGAAAAACCCGTTTCTCGCAACGCTGATTGCCTACACGGTCAGCACGCTCTTTGCGCTGCTCTACCTCTTGGGTAATCCGGCGCAACTGTCGCTTCCGAAAGGAGGCGGCAGCGTGCCCCTTTACCTCTGGGTTGCCGGGGGATTTTTCAGCGTTATCGGCATCGCCCTGTATTACTACATTATTCCGAAGATCGGCATCGCAAAGATGTTCACCTTCGGCTTGAGCGGCCAGATGGTTTTCGTCATGATCGCCGGCGCGTTCGGCTGGTTCGGTCTGCCCATGGAGGCCATTACGTACAAAAAGCTCGCCGGACTCGCGATCATGCTCTCCGGCGTCGTACTCATCACCTATGAAGGATAA
- a CDS encoding DUF350 domain-containing protein, with protein MPESDFFISTLINLSVNLVYTVAVLVIAVIALKYIDSKLLKSIALEEEIKKGNVAAAIFASTILIFIAIIVASSMT; from the coding sequence GTGCCCGAAAGCGACTTTTTCATCTCCACCCTGATCAACCTTTCCGTCAACCTTGTTTATACGGTGGCCGTGCTCGTGATCGCCGTCATTGCCCTCAAATACATCGACAGCAAACTGCTTAAATCCATCGCCCTCGAGGAGGAGATCAAAAAAGGCAACGTCGCCGCCGCGATCTTCGCGTCGACCATCCTCATCTTCATCGCCATCATCGTCGCCTCTTCGATGACATGA
- a CDS encoding ester cyclase, which yields MKTIIKICALAAMVAFTAGFGGCAKVQPSVACEKDQERIAANLSNFDDLDFNVYSGQKWDELSRSHAKDIVVHWPDGRMTKGIGTHIEDLKGMFVWAPDTRIETHPIKVAQGEWTAVIGVIQGTFTRPMPIGDGKFIQPTGKSFKLTMSTFGHWTDEGTMDEEYLFWDNQEFMRQIGLGQ from the coding sequence ATGAAAACGATCATAAAGATTTGCGCATTAGCGGCAATGGTGGCGTTTACCGCCGGTTTCGGCGGCTGTGCAAAAGTGCAGCCTAGCGTCGCCTGCGAAAAAGACCAGGAACGCATTGCGGCCAACCTGTCCAATTTCGACGACCTGGACTTTAACGTCTACAGCGGCCAGAAATGGGACGAACTCTCCCGCAGCCATGCGAAGGACATTGTCGTCCACTGGCCCGACGGACGGATGACGAAAGGGATCGGCACTCACATAGAAGACCTGAAAGGCATGTTCGTGTGGGCCCCGGACACCCGGATCGAAACCCACCCGATCAAAGTCGCGCAGGGAGAGTGGACGGCCGTCATCGGTGTCATCCAAGGCACCTTTACACGCCCGATGCCCATCGGAGATGGCAAGTTCATTCAACCGACCGGAAAGTCATTCAAATTGACTATGTCGACGTTCGGCCACTGGACGGATGAGGGAACGATGGACGAGGAGTACCTCTTTTGGGACAATCAGGAGTTCATGCGGCAAATCGGACTGGGGCAATAG
- a CDS encoding alkene reductase — MDLFSPLNVGNITLNNRIVMAPLTRCRSVEEHRANAMMADYYAQRASAGLIISEATMVSPMGMGYPATPGIYTPEQVESWKQVTQAVHDKGGKIYLQLWHVGRISHPSFLGGELPLAPSAVQPAGQTFTFEGMQDYVTPRPLETAEIPGIVEQYVDGAKNAIAAGFDGVEIHGANGYLIDQFLRDGTNRREDAYGGSVENRVRFLLEIVEGVSAAIGADRTGVRLSPSGTFNDMSDSDPKTLFTYALNRLSDANLAYVHIVDALEGDIRHGANVVELAALRDAYKGVLITCGGYDKARGNAVIADGLADAVAYGLLYIANPDLPERFNADAPLNEPDPDTFYTQDEKGYLDYPTLS; from the coding sequence ATGGATCTCTTTTCACCGCTGAACGTCGGAAATATCACCCTGAACAACCGCATCGTTATGGCGCCGCTGACCCGCTGCCGGAGCGTAGAAGAGCACCGGGCCAACGCCATGATGGCCGACTACTATGCCCAGCGTGCCTCCGCCGGCCTGATCATCAGCGAAGCGACCATGGTCTCCCCGATGGGGATGGGCTACCCCGCGACGCCGGGCATCTATACGCCCGAACAGGTGGAATCATGGAAACAGGTGACGCAGGCCGTACATGACAAGGGCGGGAAGATCTATCTGCAGCTGTGGCATGTGGGCCGCATCTCCCACCCCTCTTTCCTCGGCGGTGAGCTTCCCCTCGCCCCTTCGGCAGTCCAACCGGCGGGACAGACCTTCACCTTCGAGGGGATGCAGGACTATGTCACCCCGCGCCCCCTGGAGACGGCGGAGATCCCGGGCATTGTAGAGCAGTATGTCGACGGGGCGAAAAACGCCATTGCCGCCGGGTTCGACGGCGTAGAGATCCACGGTGCCAACGGCTATCTCATCGACCAGTTCCTGCGCGACGGCACGAACAGGCGCGAAGACGCCTACGGCGGTTCCGTCGAAAACCGCGTACGCTTCCTACTCGAAATCGTTGAAGGCGTCAGCGCCGCCATCGGCGCCGACCGCACAGGGGTACGGCTCTCTCCCAGCGGGACTTTCAACGACATGAGCGACTCCGACCCCAAAACGCTCTTTACCTATGCACTCAACCGGCTAAGCGATGCAAACCTCGCCTATGTACATATCGTCGATGCCCTCGAAGGGGATATCCGCCACGGGGCAAACGTGGTCGAACTCGCCGCCCTGCGCGACGCCTACAAGGGTGTGCTTATCACCTGCGGCGGCTATGACAAAGCAAGGGGAAATGCCGTCATCGCCGACGGTCTCGCCGACGCCGTCGCTTACGGGCTGCTCTACATCGCCAACCCCGACCTGCCCGAACGCTTCAACGCCGACGCCCCGCTGAACGAACCGGACCCCGACACCTTCTACACCCAGGACGAAAAAGGGTACCTCGACTACCCGACGCTCTCATAG
- a CDS encoding transglutaminase-like domain-containing protein: MIAKYLRTFFILLRVLILLYVPLFFITALKERHDEAALPVPPPTTVTSPGQSLPRHRPGPRAGEMQLLSVPVKRSARIPAWLDRPANKSRGQGSGSQRFHEKPVAYFAYGRDLKAYYANGFFKHFIPFSVDSKWSAMHHIARHMRYERDEQQFKGYAEIWLSSEEAYLSGRGDCEDHAILLADWLEGIGYDARVVFGTYKNEGHAWVVVFEAGNTYLLEATAKRVKSSFPLASALPNYHPKGMFNDRYIWYNYGSPLTTAYTGGQWIRTARFRPAEEH; this comes from the coding sequence ATGATCGCAAAGTACCTGCGAACCTTCTTTATCCTGCTGCGGGTCCTTATCCTGCTCTATGTCCCCCTCTTCTTCATCACGGCACTGAAAGAGCGGCACGACGAAGCCGCCCTGCCGGTGCCGCCGCCGACGACCGTCACTTCCCCGGGCCAGTCCCTTCCCCGTCACCGTCCGGGGCCGAGAGCGGGCGAGATGCAGCTGCTCTCCGTGCCGGTGAAACGCAGCGCCAGGATCCCGGCATGGCTGGACCGGCCCGCCAACAAGTCGCGAGGCCAGGGGTCCGGTTCCCAGCGTTTCCATGAGAAACCCGTAGCCTATTTCGCCTATGGGCGCGATCTCAAAGCCTATTATGCCAACGGTTTTTTCAAGCACTTCATCCCCTTCAGCGTCGATTCGAAATGGAGTGCCATGCACCATATAGCAAGGCATATGCGCTACGAGCGTGACGAACAGCAGTTCAAGGGCTATGCCGAGATCTGGCTCAGTTCCGAGGAGGCTTACTTAAGCGGGCGCGGCGACTGCGAAGATCACGCCATACTGCTCGCCGACTGGCTGGAAGGAATCGGCTATGATGCGCGGGTCGTCTTCGGAACCTATAAAAACGAAGGGCATGCCTGGGTTGTCGTATTCGAAGCGGGAAACACCTACCTTCTCGAAGCAACGGCCAAGCGGGTGAAGAGCAGCTTTCCCCTGGCCTCCGCTCTGCCGAACTACCATCCCAAGGGGATGTTCAACGACCGGTACATCTGGTACAACTACGGATCGCCGCTCACAACGGCTTACACGGGTGGACAATGGATCAGAACCGCACGCTTCCGTCCGGCTGAAGAACATTAA
- a CDS encoding CDGSH iron-sulfur domain-containing protein: MTETAQSITIVKNGPLIVRGSIPLSVQTIGVNDEGEAVKWIEGKQYPLQAVYSLCRCGQSKKHPFCDGSHAKCGFDGTETAERLPIVELSKTYDGPDIYLTDAKCYCALARFCDPHGGVWNMVKLSDDPEIRPVLLQEVWDCPAGRLVAWDKKTGEAIEPKFEPSIVLIEDPQKHCSGPIWVRGGIPVISADGTPYEIRNRVTLCRCGASHNKPFCDARHLLTHFKATEDK; encoded by the coding sequence ATGACTGAAACAGCACAAAGCATTACCATCGTCAAAAACGGCCCCCTCATCGTCAGGGGCAGTATTCCCCTCTCCGTACAGACCATTGGCGTCAACGATGAGGGCGAAGCGGTCAAGTGGATCGAGGGAAAGCAGTATCCGCTCCAGGCCGTTTACAGCCTCTGCCGCTGCGGACAGTCCAAAAAGCACCCTTTCTGCGACGGCAGTCACGCGAAGTGCGGTTTTGACGGCACCGAAACGGCTGAACGTCTCCCCATCGTGGAACTTTCAAAGACCTACGACGGCCCCGACATCTACCTGACCGATGCCAAATGCTACTGTGCCCTCGCCCGCTTCTGCGACCCGCACGGCGGGGTATGGAACATGGTAAAACTTTCGGACGATCCTGAAATCCGCCCGGTGCTCCTCCAGGAGGTGTGGGACTGCCCGGCCGGACGGCTCGTGGCCTGGGACAAAAAGACCGGGGAGGCGATCGAACCGAAGTTTGAACCCTCCATCGTGCTTATCGAGGACCCGCAAAAGCACTGCAGCGGCCCCATTTGGGTTCGCGGCGGCATCCCCGTCATCTCGGCGGACGGCACCCCTTATGAGATCAGGAACCGCGTCACGCTTTGCCGCTGCGGGGCATCACACAACAAGCCTTTCTGCGATGCCAGGCACCTGCTGACGCATTTCAAGGCGACCGAAGACAAATAA
- a CDS encoding TraR/DksA family transcriptional regulator, with amino-acid sequence MKKKHLETFETTLLAMKSELESSIARLLEENDAVTTTDDGVDMQDEVALENESRNETALIQQQRHELDEVNHALAKIKNGTYGVCEASGDKIPLERLQAIPHARYCIEEQREAEL; translated from the coding sequence ATGAAAAAAAAGCATCTAGAAACGTTTGAAACAACGCTGTTGGCGATGAAATCGGAGCTGGAATCGAGCATCGCGCGTCTTCTCGAGGAGAATGACGCCGTGACCACGACGGACGACGGTGTCGATATGCAGGACGAAGTCGCGCTGGAAAACGAGAGCCGGAACGAAACGGCGCTGATCCAACAGCAGCGGCATGAGCTCGATGAGGTCAATCACGCCCTGGCAAAGATCAAAAACGGGACCTACGGCGTCTGCGAGGCGAGCGGCGACAAGATCCCCCTTGAGCGGCTGCAGGCGATCCCGCATGCCCGATACTGCATCGAGGAGCAGCGCGAAGCGGAACTGTAG
- a CDS encoding NAD(P)H-dependent oxidoreductase has product MHMKAHYLDILQFRHAARRFHEHKAIAADELDYILEAGRLSPSSFGIEPWQFLVVTSDPLKRQLQSCCYGQEQVGTASAVIVILARKTLRIEDGYVEPLLRRDGDDLYENVLKGFYAGYTDALSPGQLGDYADKQCYLAAMNLMNAAAALGIDSCPLGGFDAEAVMSLLRVDTATFGVSMVLPMGYGTSRPEHRHRRAFDDVVTFVD; this is encoded by the coding sequence ATGCATATGAAAGCACACTACCTGGACATTCTGCAATTCCGGCATGCCGCCCGACGGTTTCACGAGCATAAAGCGATCGCCGCCGATGAGCTGGACTACATTCTCGAGGCCGGGCGTCTCAGCCCCTCCTCCTTCGGCATCGAACCGTGGCAGTTCCTGGTCGTCACCTCCGATCCGCTGAAACGGCAGCTTCAGAGCTGCTGTTACGGCCAGGAACAGGTGGGGACGGCCTCGGCGGTGATCGTCATTCTCGCCAGAAAAACGCTCCGCATCGAGGACGGTTATGTCGAACCCCTGCTACGCCGCGACGGGGACGACCTCTATGAAAACGTACTCAAGGGTTTTTATGCGGGCTATACCGACGCACTGAGCCCCGGGCAGCTCGGCGATTATGCTGACAAACAGTGCTATCTCGCGGCGATGAACCTGATGAACGCCGCGGCGGCGCTGGGCATCGACTCCTGTCCCCTCGGAGGCTTCGACGCGGAAGCGGTGATGTCCCTGCTGCGGGTCGATACAGCGACCTTTGGCGTCTCGATGGTGCTCCCGATGGGGTACGGCACCTCCCGTCCCGAGCATCGCCATCGCCGCGCATTCGACGACGTCGTCACCTTTGTGGACTAG
- a CDS encoding Crp/Fnr family transcriptional regulator: protein MIENECLASLKHVMDAYAPISERSWEAFETHITFQTYQKGETLLHFGDTATRLYFICKGLLRTYFLDEEGHMYNKNLFLEHDFAGSKASMLLGSPSEFCIETLEETSVIEIAYRDYRRLIDKYDDVKAFYIAYLEQKWVIEKERVEIALVLEDARSRYLAFLKKHPGIEKRVSQHHIAAHLGITPTQLSRIRKNLK from the coding sequence ATGATCGAAAACGAATGCCTCGCCTCTTTAAAACACGTCATGGACGCCTACGCTCCCATTTCCGAACGTTCATGGGAAGCGTTCGAGACGCACATCACCTTCCAGACCTATCAAAAAGGAGAAACCCTGCTGCATTTCGGCGATACGGCGACGAGACTCTACTTTATCTGCAAAGGGCTCCTGCGCACCTATTTTCTGGACGAAGAGGGACATATGTACAACAAAAACCTCTTTTTGGAACATGATTTTGCCGGTTCAAAGGCCTCCATGCTGCTCGGCTCCCCTTCGGAGTTCTGTATCGAGACGTTGGAGGAGACCTCCGTCATCGAGATCGCCTACCGAGACTACCGCCGTCTCATCGACAAGTATGACGACGTCAAAGCGTTCTACATCGCCTACCTTGAACAGAAGTGGGTCATCGAGAAAGAGCGCGTCGAGATCGCCCTTGTGCTCGAAGATGCGCGCTCACGGTATCTCGCCTTTCTCAAAAAGCACCCCGGGATCGAAAAGCGTGTCAGCCAGCACCATATCGCCGCGCACCTCGGCATCACGCCGACCCAGCTGAGCCGCATACGCAAAAACCTCAAATAA
- a CDS encoding sulfite exporter TauE/SafE family protein, with protein sequence MKRLLQGFAAGGAVATLAGLIGLGGAEFRLPVLKGLFRLDTLKAVILNKATSLIVVFFALLFRASEIPFDQLWEYKSIMLNLLAGSLAGAWIAAGIAMRISERTLDRIVLALLLFLATVLMGEHWFLQGENGALFDAPLAQMIAGVAAGFGIGVVASMLGVAGGELLIPVIVLLYGVDIKLAGSLSLAISLPTMIVGFARYSQSQAFIVLREERRLFIALAVGSIAGAAAGSALLGVVPGDMLVLLLAVVLMLSAYKIFSHQQKNSTQSA encoded by the coding sequence ATGAAACGTCTCCTCCAGGGATTCGCCGCCGGGGGCGCTGTCGCGACACTGGCGGGGCTGATCGGGCTGGGCGGCGCGGAATTCCGGCTGCCTGTACTCAAGGGGCTGTTCCGGCTCGACACGCTCAAGGCCGTTATCCTTAACAAGGCGACATCGCTCATCGTCGTCTTTTTCGCACTGCTCTTCCGCGCTTCTGAAATCCCTTTTGATCAGCTGTGGGAGTACAAAAGCATCATGCTCAACCTTCTCGCAGGCTCCCTGGCGGGCGCCTGGATCGCTGCCGGCATTGCGATGAGGATCAGCGAGCGCACGCTCGACCGCATCGTGCTCGCACTCCTGCTCTTTCTCGCTACCGTCCTGATGGGAGAGCACTGGTTCCTCCAGGGAGAGAACGGGGCGCTTTTTGATGCCCCGCTGGCACAGATGATCGCGGGAGTAGCGGCGGGATTCGGCATCGGTGTCGTCGCATCAATGCTCGGTGTGGCGGGAGGCGAGCTGCTCATCCCCGTGATCGTCCTGCTTTACGGCGTCGACATCAAACTGGCCGGCAGCCTCTCACTCGCGATCAGCCTGCCGACGATGATCGTCGGTTTTGCACGGTACAGCCAGAGCCAGGCCTTTATCGTCTTGCGCGAAGAGCGGCGGCTCTTCATCGCCCTGGCCGTCGGGTCCATTGCCGGCGCCGCCGCCGGTTCGGCTCTGCTCGGGGTTGTTCCCGGGGACATGCTGGTCCTCCTGCTGGCGGTGGTCCTGATGCTCTCGGCATACAAGATCTTCTCTCATCAGCAAAAAAATTCGACACAGTCGGCGTGA
- a CDS encoding amidohydrolase family protein translates to MIIKASVLYDGRTRREACYVHIEGTQIKAVTERAERYDFEGIVTPAFVDPHSHIGMFREGEPSSEAEGNDMTDQIQPLNEPLQSIYMDDPAFTYATDFGVLYSCIVPGSGNVIGGKTTVIRHFAPNVDGALVKHLGYKMALGYNPTSTRQWKGTRPNTRMGVNALLEERFDTLLAREKKARTAHDIALLELDESADGELLALKREQIEADYHAAFSATEHALLDLLQGNKLVKIHVHKEDDALYLIELVKKYGLRASAEHCMDIHHRHIFEALDAAGIPVVFGPLGSVGYKTELKHASYKNVSELVGAKVPMAVMSDHPVIHAHTLRDASQYFMIAGLDATDAINLLTRENARAIDMDAELGTIEPGKWASLLLWDREPMMLGAIPRVVIGEGRVLRQ, encoded by the coding sequence GTGATCATCAAAGCCAGCGTTCTCTACGACGGCCGTACGCGCCGGGAAGCATGTTATGTCCATATCGAGGGCACACAGATCAAAGCCGTGACGGAAAGGGCGGAACGGTACGATTTCGAAGGGATCGTCACCCCCGCCTTTGTCGATCCGCACTCCCATATCGGGATGTTCCGGGAAGGCGAACCCTCTTCGGAGGCCGAAGGTAACGACATGACCGACCAGATTCAGCCGCTGAACGAGCCGCTGCAGAGCATCTATATGGATGACCCGGCGTTTACCTATGCCACCGATTTCGGCGTGCTCTACAGCTGCATCGTCCCCGGCAGCGGTAACGTCATCGGCGGGAAGACGACCGTTATCCGCCATTTTGCGCCAAACGTCGACGGGGCGCTGGTCAAACACCTTGGCTACAAGATGGCGCTGGGCTACAACCCGACATCGACGCGGCAGTGGAAAGGCACGCGGCCCAATACGCGCATGGGGGTCAATGCCCTCCTCGAAGAGCGTTTTGATACACTGCTGGCCCGGGAGAAAAAAGCGCGTACCGCCCATGACATTGCTCTGCTGGAGCTGGATGAAAGCGCTGACGGAGAGCTCCTTGCCCTCAAACGCGAACAGATTGAGGCGGACTACCATGCCGCTTTTTCGGCGACGGAACATGCGCTGCTGGACCTGCTGCAGGGAAACAAACTCGTCAAGATCCACGTCCACAAGGAGGATGATGCGCTCTATCTGATCGAGTTGGTCAAAAAGTACGGGCTGCGCGCCAGCGCGGAGCACTGCATGGATATCCATCATCGCCATATCTTCGAAGCCCTCGATGCGGCGGGAATCCCTGTCGTCTTCGGACCGCTGGGAAGCGTCGGTTATAAAACCGAGCTCAAACACGCCTCGTATAAAAACGTCTCCGAGCTGGTCGGGGCAAAGGTGCCCATGGCAGTCATGAGCGATCATCCCGTCATCCATGCACATACCCTGCGCGATGCGTCGCAATACTTCATGATCGCCGGTCTCGATGCGACGGATGCGATCAACCTTCTTACCCGGGAAAATGCCCGTGCCATCGATATGGACGCGGAGCTCGGCACTATCGAGCCGGGCAAATGGGCCTCGCTGCTGTTATGGGACCGTGAGCCGATGATGCTCGGCGCCATCCCCCGCGTCGTCATCGGCGAAGGGCGTGTACTGCGGCAATAG
- a CDS encoding GNAT family N-acetyltransferase has translation MQLTWHDTCDGIDWEQLSDLYRAAPLGDKPPEALRTVFGNSMFVCFVFDGPAMVAAGRALADGVDCAYICDVAVLPAYQGQGLGKGIVSALVERARGHKKIILYANPGKEAFYEKLGFRRMRTAMAVFENREQAIAWGLLE, from the coding sequence ATGCAGCTTACATGGCACGATACCTGCGACGGCATTGACTGGGAGCAGCTTTCCGACCTCTACAGGGCCGCCCCGCTGGGAGACAAACCTCCGGAGGCGCTTCGGACGGTCTTCGGCAACAGTATGTTCGTCTGTTTCGTCTTCGACGGACCTGCTATGGTCGCCGCGGGACGAGCACTTGCCGACGGCGTTGACTGCGCCTATATCTGCGATGTCGCCGTGCTGCCGGCCTACCAGGGCCAGGGGCTTGGCAAAGGCATTGTCTCCGCGCTCGTCGAACGCGCCCGCGGACATAAAAAGATCATTCTCTACGCCAATCCGGGGAAGGAGGCGTTTTACGAAAAGCTCGGTTTCAGACGCATGCGCACGGCCATGGCGGTTTTTGAAAACCGGGAGCAGGCGATCGCGTGGGGACTGCTGGAATAA
- a CDS encoding DUF3137 domain-containing protein, with amino-acid sequence MKTLAELEQVFEQQIRPNIPPEQTIPLNGTLKAVLFTTLLAVMGVLVLAGKPKIAVLVLLCFALIYSILATRRKPGRRRRTLKRFQRLVVAPLLRAIDPALTYNPYGGIAYREILASKLAEDFPAKTYEANNLLTYDDDGLPVRMSHVMLEHLDKGEKVPVLGGLFGVTAARRPVKGTTIVSFDLAEKHLGFIGSGLQPTAMYRGLARIRLDSGGFEKEYVVHGSDPIEANFLLSHTVMEKLEELIQKYRVFPRISFVGDTIYIAVLNGGFFQPFSWTFNDLTYSINALNFAREAIKAIHHHHRL; translated from the coding sequence TTGAAGACATTGGCTGAACTGGAACAGGTCTTCGAACAACAGATCCGGCCGAACATTCCCCCCGAACAGACAATCCCCCTGAACGGCACGCTCAAAGCCGTGCTCTTCACCACCCTCCTTGCGGTTATGGGTGTCCTGGTCCTCGCGGGAAAGCCAAAGATCGCCGTGCTGGTTCTTCTCTGTTTCGCGCTGATATACAGCATACTTGCCACCAGGCGCAAGCCGGGAAGAAGACGGCGGACGCTCAAGCGTTTTCAGCGTCTCGTCGTTGCCCCGCTGCTCCGGGCGATCGACCCCGCGCTCACATACAATCCCTACGGGGGCATCGCCTACCGTGAAATCCTCGCGTCGAAACTGGCGGAGGATTTTCCCGCCAAAACCTATGAAGCCAACAACCTCCTGACCTATGACGACGACGGTCTCCCGGTGAGGATGTCGCACGTCATGCTCGAACATCTCGACAAGGGAGAGAAGGTGCCGGTACTGGGCGGTCTGTTCGGTGTCACGGCGGCCCGTCGACCGGTAAAGGGCACGACGATCGTCTCTTTCGACCTGGCGGAGAAGCATCTCGGCTTTATCGGCAGCGGTCTGCAGCCCACGGCGATGTACCGGGGGCTGGCAAGAATACGCCTCGACAGCGGCGGCTTTGAAAAGGAGTATGTCGTCCACGGCAGCGATCCCATCGAAGCCAACTTTCTGCTGTCGCATACGGTGATGGAAAAACTCGAAGAGCTGATTCAAAAGTACCGCGTCTTTCCCCGCATCTCCTTTGTCGGGGACACCATCTACATCGCCGTCCTCAACGGCGGTTTCTTCCAGCCTTTCTCATGGACCTTCAACGACCTGACATACAGCATCAATGCGCTCAATTTCGCGCGCGAGGCCATCAAGGCGATCCATCATCATCACCGCCTCTAG
- a CDS encoding DUF3617 domain-containing protein — translation MRSVLTALICSGFLFSACSSEPAGPDFKEGKWSITSKTEMQGMAMQIPATTFEQCMSAEDRVPVQQNDNDGCKVLEQKVDGDTVSWRIECNHSKGDGTITYKGESFHGKMNMHTDTGMGAMTMTTTMTGKYLGPCE, via the coding sequence ATGCGATCGGTACTTACCGCTTTAATCTGTTCCGGGTTCCTCTTCAGCGCCTGCTCTTCAGAACCGGCAGGACCGGACTTCAAAGAGGGAAAATGGTCCATCACCAGTAAAACGGAAATGCAGGGGATGGCGATGCAGATCCCCGCAACGACCTTTGAGCAGTGCATGAGCGCGGAGGATCGCGTTCCGGTACAGCAAAACGACAATGACGGCTGTAAAGTCTTAGAGCAGAAGGTCGACGGCGACACCGTATCCTGGCGCATCGAATGCAACCACTCCAAAGGGGACGGTACCATCACCTATAAGGGGGAGAGTTTCCACGGAAAAATGAATATGCATACCGATACGGGTATGGGCGCCATGACTATGACGACAACGATGACGGGCAAATACCTCGGCCCCTGCGAATAA